Proteins found in one Microbacterium sp. SSM24 genomic segment:
- a CDS encoding ATP-dependent DNA ligase: MLLSAVVEAADEAGATSSRLAKIAALSGLLKGLAPAEVAPTIGFLVASPRQGRLGVGWRGLRAVEARNADAATLTIGDVDAALERLAGADGAGSAGVRRDALAELAGRATPAEWDFLCRVIQGELRTGALEGVLLDAIAKAAGADAPSVRRAVMLSGDLGQTARVALFGEPGELEAVGLEVGRPVMPMLASTAASAGEALGAIGGPASVEYKLDGARIQVHRDGDEVRVYTRSLADITHRVPEIVEAVRALPSQRLILDGETLSLDEDGGPRPFQDTMARFGSEGAASVALRPWFFDILHVDGRDLIDEPLATRLEVLGRVVGDARMPGIVTDDPQRAEELSREALAAGHEGVMVKGIESVYAAGRRGKSWLKVKPVLTFDLVVLGVEWGSGRRQGMLSNLHLGARDPDGAFGEPGGFVMVGKTFKGLTDDLLRWQTAHFPTIETHRSSYAVHVRPETVVEIAIDGVQRSTRYPGGVALRFARVKGYRPDKTAGEADTIGSLRELLRG; encoded by the coding sequence ATGCTGCTCTCCGCCGTGGTCGAGGCCGCCGACGAGGCCGGTGCGACATCGTCGCGGCTCGCGAAGATCGCGGCGTTGTCCGGTCTGCTGAAAGGGCTCGCGCCCGCCGAGGTCGCGCCCACGATCGGCTTCCTCGTCGCGAGTCCGCGTCAGGGCCGGCTCGGGGTCGGCTGGCGCGGTCTGCGCGCGGTCGAGGCCCGGAACGCGGATGCCGCGACGCTGACGATCGGCGACGTCGACGCCGCGCTGGAACGACTCGCGGGTGCCGACGGTGCCGGCTCGGCCGGCGTGCGACGCGACGCCCTCGCCGAACTGGCGGGCCGCGCGACGCCCGCCGAGTGGGACTTCCTGTGCCGCGTGATCCAGGGCGAGCTGCGCACGGGCGCGCTCGAGGGCGTGCTGCTCGACGCGATCGCCAAGGCTGCCGGCGCCGATGCGCCGTCCGTCCGCCGCGCCGTGATGCTGTCGGGCGATCTCGGCCAGACCGCCCGCGTCGCGCTGTTCGGCGAGCCGGGCGAACTCGAGGCCGTCGGGCTCGAGGTCGGACGCCCGGTGATGCCGATGCTCGCGTCGACCGCGGCGTCGGCAGGTGAGGCACTCGGCGCGATCGGCGGACCCGCGTCCGTCGAGTACAAGCTCGACGGCGCGCGCATCCAGGTGCATCGCGATGGTGACGAGGTGCGGGTCTACACCCGCAGCCTGGCCGACATCACCCACCGCGTGCCCGAGATCGTCGAAGCGGTGCGCGCGCTGCCGTCCCAGCGGCTGATCCTCGACGGCGAGACGCTGTCGCTCGACGAGGACGGAGGTCCGCGGCCGTTCCAAGACACGATGGCCCGCTTCGGATCGGAGGGCGCGGCATCCGTCGCCCTGCGCCCCTGGTTCTTCGACATCCTCCACGTCGATGGCCGAGACCTCATCGACGAGCCCCTCGCGACACGGCTCGAGGTGCTGGGTCGGGTCGTCGGCGACGCGCGCATGCCGGGGATCGTCACCGACGACCCGCAGCGCGCCGAGGAGCTCTCGCGCGAGGCGCTCGCCGCGGGCCACGAGGGCGTCATGGTGAAGGGGATCGAGTCCGTCTACGCGGCAGGCAGACGTGGAAAGAGCTGGCTCAAGGTGAAGCCGGTGCTCACCTTCGACCTGGTGGTGCTCGGCGTCGAGTGGGGTTCGGGACGACGGCAGGGAATGCTGTCCAACCTCCACCTGGGAGCGCGCGACCCCGACGGGGCCTTCGGCGAGCCCGGCGGCTTCGTCATGGTCGGCAAGACCTTCAAGGGACTGACCGATGACCTGCTCCGGTGGCAGACCGCGCACTTCCCGACGATCGAGACGCACCGCTCGTCGTATGCCGTGCACGTGCGCCCCGAGACCGTCGTCGAGATCGCGATCGACGGGGTGCAGCGCTCGACGCGATACCCCGGAGGCGTCGCACTGCGCTTCGCGAGGGTGAAGGGCTATCGGCCCGACAAGACGGCGGGGGAGGCCGACACGATCGGCTCGCTGCGCGAGCTGCTGCGAGGCTGA
- a CDS encoding sugar ABC transporter substrate-binding protein, which yields MKKSSLLAVAALTGAAAVMLAGCAGNSGGTPSESGGGDAEAGRACVILPDAASSPRWENFDAKYLQEGLEAAGFETDIQNALGDVNKYATIADQQLAQGCGVMLLVDYQGAAEAVATKAKAEGIPVIAYDRPFSGADYYVSFDNVEVGRMQGQTVLNGLETAGIDPASATVVYMGGDPTDGNAAMFHDGAVEVMEAAGITAAAEPPGAWDQAKSQTNFEQALTGLGGKVDGVWVANDTNAAGVIKVLQDNNLKGVAVSGQDANVAGLQNILLGWQTATVYKPVKDEATAAVETAIALLKGETPDASAELEDGTPYIQVTPLLVGPEEVKDVIAAGDASFDDVCTPDVAAACEQYGVTE from the coding sequence AGAGCGGCGGCGGAGATGCCGAGGCCGGCCGCGCATGCGTGATCCTTCCCGACGCGGCGTCGTCGCCGCGGTGGGAGAACTTCGACGCGAAGTACCTGCAGGAGGGCCTCGAGGCTGCCGGCTTCGAGACCGACATCCAGAACGCTCTGGGTGACGTCAACAAGTACGCCACCATCGCCGACCAGCAGCTTGCGCAGGGCTGTGGCGTGATGCTCCTGGTCGACTACCAGGGCGCCGCCGAAGCCGTGGCCACCAAGGCCAAGGCCGAGGGCATCCCGGTGATCGCGTACGACCGTCCGTTCTCGGGCGCCGACTACTACGTGTCGTTCGACAACGTCGAGGTCGGTCGCATGCAGGGCCAGACGGTCCTCAACGGCCTCGAGACCGCCGGCATCGACCCGGCTTCGGCCACCGTCGTCTACATGGGCGGCGACCCGACCGACGGCAACGCGGCGATGTTCCACGACGGCGCCGTCGAGGTCATGGAGGCCGCCGGCATCACCGCGGCCGCCGAGCCCCCGGGAGCCTGGGACCAGGCCAAGTCGCAGACCAACTTCGAGCAGGCTCTGACGGGCCTGGGCGGCAAGGTCGACGGCGTCTGGGTCGCGAACGACACCAACGCGGCCGGCGTGATCAAGGTCCTGCAGGACAACAACCTCAAGGGCGTTGCCGTGTCGGGTCAGGACGCCAACGTCGCGGGCCTGCAGAACATCCTCCTCGGCTGGCAGACCGCCACGGTCTACAAGCCGGTCAAGGACGAGGCGACCGCTGCGGTCGAGACGGCCATCGCCCTGCTGAAGGGGGAGACGCCCGACGCGAGCGCCGAGCTGGAGGACGGCACGCCGTACATCCAGGTCACGCCGCTGCTGGTCGGACCGGAAGAGGTCAAGGACGTCATCGCCGCCGGCGACGCATCGTTCGACGACGTCTGCACCCCCGACGTCGCAGCTGCCTGCGAGCAGTACGGAGTCACCGAGTAA
- a CDS encoding NAD-dependent deacylase — translation MRIVVLTGAGISAESGVPTFRDADGLWEGHSVDDVATPEGFERDPDLVQRFYDARRRAVASVVPNAAHHALARLERAFGDELLVVTQNVDDLHERAGTRNLVHMHGELQRALCAACGARPVWDADLEPRPPCPVCGERMLRPDVVWFGEMPYDLDRIEDAVVACDVFASIGTSGSVYPAAGYVALASACGAWTVELNLEPSDALIPFDDARAGWAGELVPAWVDELVTARG, via the coding sequence ATGCGCATCGTCGTGCTCACCGGCGCCGGGATCTCGGCGGAGAGCGGCGTCCCCACGTTCCGCGACGCCGACGGTCTGTGGGAGGGCCACTCCGTCGACGACGTGGCCACGCCGGAGGGATTCGAGCGCGACCCCGACCTCGTGCAGCGCTTCTACGACGCGCGGCGGCGGGCCGTGGCATCCGTCGTCCCCAACGCCGCGCACCACGCCCTCGCACGCCTCGAGAGGGCCTTCGGCGACGAGCTGCTGGTCGTGACGCAGAACGTGGACGACCTCCACGAGAGGGCCGGGACCCGCAACCTCGTGCACATGCACGGCGAACTGCAGCGCGCGCTGTGCGCGGCCTGCGGCGCCCGTCCCGTGTGGGATGCCGACCTCGAGCCGCGTCCGCCGTGTCCGGTGTGCGGAGAGCGGATGCTGCGCCCCGACGTCGTCTGGTTCGGAGAGATGCCGTACGACCTCGACCGCATCGAGGACGCCGTGGTCGCGTGCGACGTGTTCGCGTCGATCGGGACGTCCGGATCGGTCTACCCGGCCGCCGGCTACGTCGCGCTCGCCTCGGCGTGCGGCGCGTGGACGGTCGAGCTCAACCTCGAGCCGAGCGACGCGCTCATCCCTTTCGACGACGCGCGGGCCGGCTGGGCGGGGGAGCTGGTACCGGCCTGGGTGGACGAGCTGGTGACGGCCCGGGGGTAG
- a CDS encoding sugar ABC transporter permease, whose protein sequence is MSSNATRTEAAPDPVSSDLIGSGVEGGLSDQVRAWWQRVRSGDMGALPAIGGLVVLGILFTALSPFFLTERNFANLLNQAATLVVLGMALVFVLLLGEIDLSAGVTGGVGMALFVVLNSQFHVPWPLALLIGFGFGFLIGAFIGFFVARVGIPSFVVTLGLFLGLQGLALVVIGPGGLFRVEVPELIALQNGNLPVWGGWVMLAIMIAVSAATSFWDRARRTRAGVPNRAISLVWIKLAVIAVVGGAFVFILNQDRGQSVNAVQGVPNVVPIVLVILWIGTFVLDRTKFGRYIYAIGGNAEAARRSGVKVRWIKWWAFVICSSLAVFSALLSVSRVGTVDATVGRDIVLSGVAAAVVGGVSLFGGKGRLMHAAIGALVIATITNGLGLLNLPAGVNLLVTGGVLILAATVDALSRLRGNGVRT, encoded by the coding sequence ATGAGCAGCAACGCGACCCGTACCGAGGCCGCACCCGATCCGGTCTCCAGCGATCTCATCGGCAGCGGCGTCGAAGGCGGCCTGTCCGACCAGGTCCGCGCGTGGTGGCAGCGCGTGCGCAGCGGCGACATGGGCGCCCTGCCCGCCATCGGCGGGCTCGTCGTGCTCGGCATCCTGTTCACCGCCCTGAGCCCGTTCTTCCTCACCGAACGCAACTTCGCGAACCTGCTCAACCAGGCCGCCACCCTCGTGGTCCTCGGCATGGCGCTCGTGTTCGTGCTGCTGCTCGGCGAGATCGACCTGTCCGCCGGTGTCACCGGCGGCGTGGGCATGGCCCTGTTCGTCGTGCTGAACTCGCAGTTCCACGTCCCGTGGCCGCTCGCGCTGCTCATCGGATTCGGCTTCGGGTTCCTCATCGGCGCGTTCATAGGCTTCTTCGTCGCGAGGGTCGGCATCCCGTCGTTCGTCGTGACACTGGGCCTGTTCCTCGGCCTGCAGGGCCTCGCGCTCGTCGTCATCGGACCCGGCGGCCTGTTCCGCGTCGAAGTGCCCGAACTCATCGCGCTGCAGAACGGCAACCTGCCGGTCTGGGGCGGCTGGGTCATGCTCGCGATCATGATCGCGGTCTCGGCCGCCACCTCGTTCTGGGACCGCGCCCGACGCACCCGCGCCGGCGTCCCCAACCGCGCGATCTCGCTGGTATGGATCAAGCTCGCCGTGATCGCCGTCGTCGGCGGCGCGTTCGTCTTCATCCTCAACCAGGACCGCGGCCAATCCGTCAACGCGGTGCAAGGCGTACCCAACGTCGTGCCGATCGTGCTGGTGATCCTCTGGATCGGCACCTTCGTCCTCGACCGCACCAAGTTCGGCCGCTACATCTACGCCATCGGCGGCAACGCCGAAGCCGCACGGCGCTCGGGCGTCAAAGTGCGCTGGATCAAGTGGTGGGCGTTCGTCATCTGCTCATCCCTCGCCGTGTTCTCCGCACTGCTCAGCGTGTCCCGCGTCGGCACCGTCGACGCGACCGTCGGACGCGACATCGTCCTCTCCGGCGTCGCCGCAGCAGTCGTCGGCGGCGTCAGCCTCTTCGGCGGCAAGGGCCGACTCATGCACGCAGCGATCGGCGCCCTCGTGATCGCGACGATCACCAACGGCCTCGGCCTGCTCAACCTCCCCGCAGGCGTGAACCTGCTCGTCACCGGCGGCGTCCTCATCCTCGCCGCCACCGTCGACGCACTCTCCCGCCTCCGCGGAAACGGCGTGCGCACGTAG
- a CDS encoding family 43 glycosylhydrolase, producing MVWTTKRAGAALAAGAVVALVAALIPATAGMAATENPIIGDGSVYSADPSLLADGDTLYIHAGRDEAGTTTNDFIMNEWQAFSTTDVDGGAWQHHPSLMRPETVFDWATPGRAYAGQVVKGVDGRFYWYVPVHEAASTAADKFGIGVAVSSSPLGPWTDHAGGPIVSQAILGNDAHNIDPTVLVDGGRVWMYWGSFSRLMAIELQSDMKTRIGTPTTITSGVTGFFEAAWLFKRDATYYLAYAANNAGPTSTCTPANYHACIAYSTASSPLGPWTFRGRILAPVSSTTSHPAIAEFQGEWYMAYHTADAVGGNHFRRSVAIDHLEWDDTQTPARIVPVTTTPVKGANLTPRSNVAPWATASASNEPIPTQYWIKALNDEIIRPNPLPPDMWGSWTANRPAQQWIQYDWDAPVRLDRARIKFWRDIAPGTGNGVSDPASWVLQYWDAGAWKDVPNPSGYPTSTTAVHQVTFGAVTTSRLRAVLGASPNAANPPSYSAVAVEEWEVHAAQPDTVAPVEVQTVVGTAPELPETVDLAFGDDTLAASVRWDAVDPADVAAAGQFTVQGFVEGYAAGLVTATVTVLGEDPWRANLALTGTPSAGSTAAGSAVAALNDEAVAYTGVADPVWTADATTWAGYTWDAPVRVDGATAHFWTGGGVAVPQSWAVEALVDGEWRAVTGAGQPSTVAGEPNTATFDAVTTTAVRVALTAQTGSGVGLSELEIHGETIDADAPEVALAATGVDGANGWFLSPVTVRATATDDRDVRTRIALSVDGGAWQETDNVRFAEATVSGDGTHTVRARATDAAGNTSAEASVQVRIDATRPTVTGTLDIVARTVSATAADAGSGIAVIEYALDAPTGWQAYGAPVPVDAQRHVVYLRSKDAAGNVSALGTVTVPLSPDAPLEGNIAPIATPTASYTSSWNSVTAVNDGALTGASWGTWPNVGEQWVQLEWDRVVTVDRAGVLFFRDSADAAGVGMIPPREWKLQYVDLATGAWKDVEAAGAYGRSSTAMNEVSFAPVTTTKLRALMQAWGSASAGGSSGILEFEAWAAEQAEPEVDVEITVTTRCVASKVALVVTAGNGDEVPATVAVTTPYGTKTWAGIAPGAQSTAVFSTRLPAMPAGAVDAEITAVVGGETVAAERSVDYVAASCGAR from the coding sequence GTGGTCTGGACTACCAAGAGAGCAGGCGCTGCGCTCGCCGCAGGGGCGGTGGTGGCGCTGGTCGCCGCACTGATCCCCGCGACGGCGGGGATGGCCGCCACCGAGAACCCCATCATCGGCGACGGGTCGGTGTACTCGGCCGATCCGAGCCTGCTGGCCGACGGCGACACGCTGTACATCCACGCCGGCCGCGACGAGGCCGGCACCACCACCAACGACTTCATCATGAACGAGTGGCAGGCCTTCTCGACGACCGACGTCGACGGCGGGGCGTGGCAGCATCACCCCTCGCTCATGCGGCCCGAGACCGTGTTCGACTGGGCCACGCCCGGCCGCGCCTACGCCGGTCAGGTCGTGAAGGGCGTCGACGGCCGGTTCTACTGGTACGTGCCGGTGCACGAGGCCGCCAGCACGGCCGCCGACAAGTTCGGCATCGGCGTCGCGGTCTCCAGCAGCCCGCTCGGGCCGTGGACCGACCACGCGGGCGGCCCGATCGTGTCGCAGGCCATCCTCGGCAACGACGCCCACAACATCGACCCGACCGTGCTCGTCGACGGCGGCCGGGTGTGGATGTACTGGGGCAGCTTCAGCCGGCTCATGGCCATCGAGCTGCAGAGCGACATGAAGACGCGGATCGGCACGCCGACGACGATCACGAGCGGCGTGACCGGCTTCTTCGAGGCGGCGTGGCTGTTCAAGCGCGACGCGACCTACTACCTCGCCTACGCCGCCAACAACGCCGGCCCGACCAGCACGTGCACCCCCGCGAACTATCACGCGTGCATCGCGTACTCGACCGCGTCGAGCCCGCTCGGACCGTGGACGTTCCGCGGCCGCATCCTCGCGCCGGTGTCGTCGACGACCAGCCATCCGGCGATCGCCGAGTTCCAGGGCGAGTGGTACATGGCGTACCACACGGCCGATGCGGTCGGCGGCAACCACTTCCGCCGCTCGGTCGCGATCGATCACCTCGAGTGGGACGACACGCAGACCCCGGCGCGCATCGTGCCCGTCACCACGACGCCGGTGAAGGGCGCGAACCTCACGCCGCGATCGAACGTCGCCCCGTGGGCGACCGCGTCGGCGTCGAACGAGCCGATCCCGACCCAGTACTGGATCAAGGCGCTCAACGACGAGATCATCCGCCCCAACCCGCTGCCGCCGGACATGTGGGGCAGCTGGACGGCGAACCGCCCCGCGCAGCAGTGGATCCAGTACGACTGGGACGCCCCGGTGCGCCTGGACCGCGCACGCATCAAGTTCTGGCGCGACATCGCGCCCGGCACCGGCAACGGCGTCTCCGACCCCGCCTCGTGGGTGCTGCAGTACTGGGATGCCGGTGCCTGGAAGGACGTGCCGAACCCGAGCGGCTACCCGACCTCGACGACGGCCGTGCACCAGGTCACCTTCGGCGCGGTCACCACGTCCCGCCTGCGCGCGGTGCTGGGCGCCTCGCCGAACGCGGCGAATCCGCCCTCGTACTCGGCCGTCGCGGTCGAGGAGTGGGAGGTCCACGCGGCTCAACCCGACACGGTCGCCCCGGTCGAGGTGCAGACGGTCGTCGGGACGGCGCCCGAGCTGCCCGAGACCGTGGACCTCGCGTTCGGCGACGACACGCTCGCCGCATCGGTGCGCTGGGACGCGGTCGACCCCGCCGATGTGGCCGCGGCCGGGCAGTTCACGGTGCAGGGCTTCGTGGAGGGCTACGCGGCCGGACTCGTGACCGCCACGGTCACCGTGCTCGGCGAGGACCCGTGGCGCGCGAACCTCGCGCTCACGGGCACGCCGTCGGCGGGTTCCACCGCCGCGGGCTCGGCGGTGGCCGCGCTCAACGACGAGGCGGTCGCCTACACGGGCGTCGCGGACCCGGTGTGGACCGCGGACGCCACGACGTGGGCGGGCTACACGTGGGACGCCCCGGTGCGGGTCGACGGCGCGACGGCGCACTTCTGGACCGGGGGCGGCGTCGCCGTGCCCCAGTCGTGGGCGGTCGAAGCGCTCGTCGACGGCGAGTGGCGGGCTGTGACCGGCGCCGGACAGCCCTCGACGGTCGCAGGCGAGCCGAACACGGCCACGTTCGACGCCGTCACGACGACGGCCGTCCGCGTGGCGCTGACCGCGCAGACGGGATCCGGGGTCGGGCTCAGCGAGCTCGAGATCCACGGCGAGACGATCGACGCCGACGCGCCGGAGGTGGCACTCGCGGCGACCGGAGTGGACGGCGCGAACGGCTGGTTCCTCTCACCCGTCACCGTGCGGGCCACCGCGACCGACGACCGCGACGTGCGCACGCGCATCGCTCTCTCCGTCGACGGCGGCGCGTGGCAGGAGACCGACAACGTCCGATTCGCAGAAGCGACCGTGTCGGGCGACGGCACGCACACGGTCCGTGCGCGGGCGACGGATGCCGCGGGCAACACGTCGGCGGAGGCATCCGTGCAGGTCCGCATCGACGCGACGCGGCCCACCGTCACGGGCACGCTCGACATCGTCGCGCGCACCGTGAGCGCCACGGCCGCCGACGCCGGATCCGGCATCGCGGTGATCGAGTACGCGCTCGACGCGCCGACCGGCTGGCAGGCCTACGGCGCACCGGTGCCCGTCGACGCGCAGCGTCACGTGGTCTACCTGCGGTCGAAGGATGCCGCGGGCAACGTGTCGGCGCTGGGCACCGTGACCGTGCCGCTGTCGCCGGACGCGCCGCTCGAGGGCAACATCGCGCCGATCGCGACCCCGACCGCGTCCTACACGTCGTCCTGGAACTCGGTGACGGCCGTGAACGACGGCGCGCTCACGGGGGCGTCGTGGGGCACATGGCCCAACGTCGGCGAGCAGTGGGTGCAGCTCGAGTGGGACCGCGTGGTCACCGTCGACAGGGCCGGGGTGCTGTTCTTCCGCGACTCCGCCGACGCCGCAGGGGTCGGCATGATCCCGCCGCGCGAGTGGAAGCTCCAGTACGTCGACCTGGCGACCGGGGCGTGGAAGGACGTCGAGGCCGCCGGAGCCTACGGCCGGTCCTCGACCGCGATGAACGAGGTGTCGTTCGCGCCGGTGACGACGACGAAGCTGCGGGCGCTCATGCAGGCCTGGGGCTCGGCCAGCGCCGGCGGCTCGAGCGGCATCCTGGAGTTCGAGGCATGGGCGGCCGAGCAGGCGGAGCCCGAGGTCGACGTCGAGATCACGGTGACGACACGGTGCGTCGCGTCGAAGGTCGCGCTCGTCGTGACCGCGGGCAACGGCGACGAGGTGCCGGCGACGGTGGCCGTCACCACGCCCTACGGCACCAAGACGTGGGCCGGCATCGCGCCGGGCGCGCAGTCGACGGCGGTCTTCTCGACCCGCCTTCCGGCCATGCCGGCGGGTGCGGTCGACGCCGAGATCACCGCGGTCGTCGGTGGCGAGACCGTCGCGGCGGAGCGATCCGTCGACTACGTCGCGGCCTCCTGCGGGGCCCGATGA
- a CDS encoding ATP-binding cassette domain-containing protein — MSETITATEPIIKLVGVKKSFGPVSVLKGVDLNVFPGKVTALVGDNGAGKSTLIKGLAGVQPYDEGEVLIDGEHRDLHAPRDASGLGIEVVYQDLALCDNLDIVQNMFLGREETSVGTFDEGRMEKEASDTLRSLSVRTVKSVRQKVSSLSGGQRQTVAIARAVLKKARVVILDEPTAALGVAQTEQVLNLVKRLSDQGVAVILISHNLADVFEVADDIAVLYLGQMVAQIPVSETTRDDVVGYITGTKTLGGVNIVDTSTIRTEEGAE, encoded by the coding sequence ATGTCAGAGACGATCACAGCCACAGAGCCGATCATCAAGTTGGTCGGCGTCAAGAAGTCTTTCGGTCCGGTCAGCGTCCTCAAGGGCGTGGACCTCAACGTGTTCCCGGGGAAGGTCACCGCATTGGTCGGTGACAACGGCGCCGGTAAGTCCACGCTCATCAAGGGTCTCGCGGGCGTGCAGCCCTATGACGAGGGCGAAGTCCTCATCGATGGCGAGCACCGCGACCTGCACGCGCCGAGGGATGCCTCGGGTCTGGGCATCGAGGTGGTGTACCAGGACCTCGCCCTGTGCGACAACCTCGACATCGTCCAGAACATGTTCCTGGGCCGTGAGGAGACCTCCGTCGGCACGTTCGACGAGGGCCGCATGGAGAAGGAGGCGTCCGACACGCTGCGTTCCCTGTCGGTGCGCACCGTGAAGTCGGTCCGTCAGAAGGTGTCCAGCCTGTCCGGGGGTCAGCGTCAGACGGTCGCCATCGCGCGCGCCGTGCTGAAGAAGGCGCGCGTGGTCATCCTCGACGAGCCCACCGCGGCGCTGGGCGTCGCGCAGACCGAGCAGGTGCTGAACCTGGTCAAGCGGCTCTCCGACCAGGGCGTGGCGGTCATCCTGATCAGCCACAACCTCGCCGACGTGTTCGAGGTCGCCGACGACATCGCCGTGCTCTACCTCGGCCAGATGGTGGCGCAGATCCCCGTGTCCGAGACCACCCGCGACGACGTCGTCGGGTACATCACCGGAACCAAGACCCTGGGCGGCGTCAACATCGTCGACACGTCCACCATTCGCACCGAGGAGGGGGCGGAATGA